One genomic window of Vespula pensylvanica isolate Volc-1 chromosome 12, ASM1446617v1, whole genome shotgun sequence includes the following:
- the LOC122633604 gene encoding heterogeneous nuclear ribonucleoprotein R isoform X6, giving the protein MAEGNGEIKMEEKQLKEEMEYTERTEDYTKLIQYGLDEKVAAKLDEIYKTGKLAHVDLDERALDALKEFPVEGALNVLTQFLESNLEHVSNKSAFLCGVMKTYRQKSRAGQGTGTSTTSKAPDEDKIKMILERTGYPLDVTTGQRKYGGPPPNWEGPTPGTGCEVFCGKIPKDMYEDELIPLFEKCGKIWDLRLMMDPMSGCNRGYAFITFTNREAAQLAVRELDNHEIKPGKNLKVNISVPNLRLFVGNIPKSKGKEEILEEFGKLTAGLTEVIIYSSPDDKKKNRGFCFLEYESHKAASLAKRRLSTGRIKVWGCDIIVDWADPQEEPDELTMSKVRVLYVKNLTQDCSEEKLKECFEQYGKIERVKKIKDYAFVHFEDRDNAVKAMNELNGIEIGGSRIEISLAKPPSDKKKKEEILRARERRMMQSLQSRGGGSPSHPGMMGGPMPVRGPGQGPRGTGAGMRGQMGRGDYDYDYDYYGYGDYRGGYSDPYYDDYFRYEDCYFDYAPPPPPARGRGRQPQPAGRGRGVVPRGRIGGLQTRGPVRGGRNPAATGARGVQRLVARGGVRAKGSLPGEDAGKRKFDGGHQNQGESKRRFQSNWGNQPLAQQPLGNAYGLASVNGGSGGGGGGGGGDIGFGGRSTALGSVSGDDHEWYQDSYQSWS; this is encoded by the exons ATGGCCGAAGGAAATggggaaataaaaatggaagagaAGCAGTTGAAGGAGGAAATGGAATATACAGAACGGACAGAAGACTATACAAAACTAATCCAATATGGACTAGATGAAAAAGTGGCTGCCAAACTTGATGAAATTTACAAGACAGGAAAACTGGCACATGTGGATTTGGACGAAAGAGCATTGGATGCATTGAAGGAATTTCCAGTTGAAGGAGCATTAAATGTACTCACACAATTCCTTGAATCGAATTTAGAACATGTGTCTAACAAATCAGCATTTCTTTGTGGCGTAATGAAAACATATAGGCAAAAAAGTCGTGCTGGTCAAGGTACCGGTACAAGTACAACATCTAAAGCACCTGATGAGGATAAAATCAAG ATGATACTTGAAAGAACTGGTTATCCATTGGATGTAACAACaggacaaagaaaatatgGCGGACCGCCACCAAATTGGGAGGGCCCGACTCCAGGAACTGGTTGTGAA GTGTTTTGTGGTAAAATCCCAAAAGATATGTATGAAGATGAATTAATACCATTATTCGAAAAATGTGGAAAAATTTGGGATTTGAGACTGATGATGGATCCTATGTCAGGTTGCAACAGGGGATACGCATTTATCACTTTCACTAACAGGGAAGCTGCTCAATTGGCTGTCCGTGAg CTCGATAATCACGAAATAAAACCCGGCAAGAATCTGAAAGTAAACATTAGCGTTCCTAATCTACGACTTTTCGTGGGGAACATACCAAAGTCAAAAGGCAAAGAGGAGATCCTGGAGGAATTTGGTAAATTAACAG CGGGCCTGACCGAGGTGATTATCTACAGTTCACCAGatgacaaaaagaagaacagagGTTTCTGCTTTCTAGAATATGAATCTCATAAAGCAGCCTCATTAGCAAAACGAAGACTAAGCACTGGTCGCATCAAGGTCTGGGGCTGTGATATCATAGTTGATTGGGCTGATCCACAGGAAGAGCCCGATGAATTAACAATGTCCAAA gtACGAGtgttatatgtaaaaaatttaacgcAAGATTGTTCagaagaaaagttaaaagaatGTTTCGAGCAATatggaaaaattgaaagagttAAGAAAATTAAGGACTACGCTTTTGTGCATTTTGAAGACAGGGATAATGCTGTAAAG GCGATGAACGAGTTAAACGGTATAGAAATTGGTGGTTCGCGTATAGAAATTTCACTAGCTAAGCCTCCAtctgataaaaagaagaaagaagaaattcttcgAGCAAGGGAACGAAGAATGATGCAATCATTGCAAAGTCGTGGCGG agggTCTCCATCCCATCCAGGCATGATGGGAGGCCCAATGCCAGTTCGTGGTCCTGGACAAGGTCCTAGAGGCACTGGTGCAGGTATGCGTGGACAAATGGGACGAGGCGATTATG ATTATGATTACGACTATTACGGTTATGGGGATTATCGAGGTGGCTACAGTGATCCATATTACGATGACTATTTTCGATACGAAGATTGCTATTTCGATTATGCGCCGCCTCCGCCACCTGCCAGAGGGAGAGGCAGGCAGCCTCAACCG GCTGGGCGTGGGCGTGGAGTAGTGCCACGTGGCCGAATCGGTGGCCTGCAAACCCGTGGGCCGGTCAGGGGGGGACGCAACCCCGCAGCTACAGGGGCCCGTGGGGTCCAGCGGCTGGTCGCTCGTGGGGGGGTCCGCGCCAAGGGAAGTTTACCAGGTGAGGATG CAGGTAAACGAAAATTTGACGGGGGTCACCAGAACCAGGGGGAATCTAAACGTCGCTTCCAGAGCAACTGGGGAAACCAACCCCTCGCCCAACAACCACTGGGCAATGCGTACGGATTGGCGAGTGTGAATGGTggcagtggtggtggtggcggcggcggcggcggtgacATAGGATTTGGAGGAAGATCTACAGCGCTCGGCAGCGTTTCTGGCGACGATCATGAATGGTATCAAGACTCATATCAATCGTGGAGCTAA
- the LOC122633604 gene encoding heterogeneous nuclear ribonucleoprotein R isoform X1, whose protein sequence is MAEGNGEIKMEEKQLKEEMEYTERTEDYTKLIQYGLDEKVAAKLDEIYKTGKLAHVDLDERALDALKEFPVEGALNVLTQFLESNLEHVSNKSAFLCGVMKTYRQKSRAGQGTGTSTTSKAPDEDKIKMILERTGYPLDVTTGQRKYGGPPPNWEGPTPGTGCEVFCGKIPKDMYEDELIPLFEKCGKIWDLRLMMDPMSGCNRGYAFITFTNREAAQLAVRELDNHEIKPGKNLKVNISVPNLRLFVGNIPKSKGKEEILEEFGKLTAGLTEVIIYSSPDDKKKNRGFCFLEYESHKAASLAKRRLSTGRIKVWGCDIIVDWADPQEEPDELTMSKVRVLYVKNLTQDCSEEKLKECFEQYGKIERVKKIKDYAFVHFEDRDNAVKAMNELNGIEIGGSRIEISLAKPPSDKKKKEEILRARERRMMQSLQSRGGGSPSHPGMMGGPMPVRGPGQGPRGTGAGMRGQMGRGDYALKEIDYDYDYYGYGDYRGGYSDPYYDDYFRYEDCYFDYAPPPPPARGRGRQPQPAGRGRGVVPRGRIGGLQTRGPVRGGRNPAATGARGVQRLVARGGVRAKGSLPGEDAGKRKFDGGHQNQGESKRRFQSNWGNQPLAQQPLGNAYGLASVNGGSGGGGGGGGGDIGFGGRSTALGSVSGDDHEWYQDSYQSWS, encoded by the exons ATGGCCGAAGGAAATggggaaataaaaatggaagagaAGCAGTTGAAGGAGGAAATGGAATATACAGAACGGACAGAAGACTATACAAAACTAATCCAATATGGACTAGATGAAAAAGTGGCTGCCAAACTTGATGAAATTTACAAGACAGGAAAACTGGCACATGTGGATTTGGACGAAAGAGCATTGGATGCATTGAAGGAATTTCCAGTTGAAGGAGCATTAAATGTACTCACACAATTCCTTGAATCGAATTTAGAACATGTGTCTAACAAATCAGCATTTCTTTGTGGCGTAATGAAAACATATAGGCAAAAAAGTCGTGCTGGTCAAGGTACCGGTACAAGTACAACATCTAAAGCACCTGATGAGGATAAAATCAAG ATGATACTTGAAAGAACTGGTTATCCATTGGATGTAACAACaggacaaagaaaatatgGCGGACCGCCACCAAATTGGGAGGGCCCGACTCCAGGAACTGGTTGTGAA GTGTTTTGTGGTAAAATCCCAAAAGATATGTATGAAGATGAATTAATACCATTATTCGAAAAATGTGGAAAAATTTGGGATTTGAGACTGATGATGGATCCTATGTCAGGTTGCAACAGGGGATACGCATTTATCACTTTCACTAACAGGGAAGCTGCTCAATTGGCTGTCCGTGAg CTCGATAATCACGAAATAAAACCCGGCAAGAATCTGAAAGTAAACATTAGCGTTCCTAATCTACGACTTTTCGTGGGGAACATACCAAAGTCAAAAGGCAAAGAGGAGATCCTGGAGGAATTTGGTAAATTAACAG CGGGCCTGACCGAGGTGATTATCTACAGTTCACCAGatgacaaaaagaagaacagagGTTTCTGCTTTCTAGAATATGAATCTCATAAAGCAGCCTCATTAGCAAAACGAAGACTAAGCACTGGTCGCATCAAGGTCTGGGGCTGTGATATCATAGTTGATTGGGCTGATCCACAGGAAGAGCCCGATGAATTAACAATGTCCAAA gtACGAGtgttatatgtaaaaaatttaacgcAAGATTGTTCagaagaaaagttaaaagaatGTTTCGAGCAATatggaaaaattgaaagagttAAGAAAATTAAGGACTACGCTTTTGTGCATTTTGAAGACAGGGATAATGCTGTAAAG GCGATGAACGAGTTAAACGGTATAGAAATTGGTGGTTCGCGTATAGAAATTTCACTAGCTAAGCCTCCAtctgataaaaagaagaaagaagaaattcttcgAGCAAGGGAACGAAGAATGATGCAATCATTGCAAAGTCGTGGCGG agggTCTCCATCCCATCCAGGCATGATGGGAGGCCCAATGCCAGTTCGTGGTCCTGGACAAGGTCCTAGAGGCACTGGTGCAGGTATGCGTGGACAAATGGGACGAGGCGATTATG CTCTCAAGGAAATAG ATTATGATTACGACTATTACGGTTATGGGGATTATCGAGGTGGCTACAGTGATCCATATTACGATGACTATTTTCGATACGAAGATTGCTATTTCGATTATGCGCCGCCTCCGCCACCTGCCAGAGGGAGAGGCAGGCAGCCTCAACCG GCTGGGCGTGGGCGTGGAGTAGTGCCACGTGGCCGAATCGGTGGCCTGCAAACCCGTGGGCCGGTCAGGGGGGGACGCAACCCCGCAGCTACAGGGGCCCGTGGGGTCCAGCGGCTGGTCGCTCGTGGGGGGGTCCGCGCCAAGGGAAGTTTACCAGGTGAGGATG CAGGTAAACGAAAATTTGACGGGGGTCACCAGAACCAGGGGGAATCTAAACGTCGCTTCCAGAGCAACTGGGGAAACCAACCCCTCGCCCAACAACCACTGGGCAATGCGTACGGATTGGCGAGTGTGAATGGTggcagtggtggtggtggcggcggcggcggcggtgacATAGGATTTGGAGGAAGATCTACAGCGCTCGGCAGCGTTTCTGGCGACGATCATGAATGGTATCAAGACTCATATCAATCGTGGAGCTAA
- the LOC122633604 gene encoding heterogeneous nuclear ribonucleoprotein R isoform X8 — translation MAEGNGEIKMEEKQLKEEMEYTERTEDYTKLIQYGLDEKVAAKLDEIYKTGKLAHVDLDERALDALKEFPVEGALNVLTQFLESNLEHVSNKSAFLCGVMKTYRQKSRAGQGTGTSTTSKAPDEDKIKMILERTGYPLDVTTGQRKYGGPPPNWEGPTPGTGCEVFCGKIPKDMYEDELIPLFEKCGKIWDLRLMMDPMSGCNRGYAFITFTNREAAQLAVRELDNHEIKPGKNLKVNISVPNLRLFVGNIPKSKGKEEILEEFGKLTAGLTEVIIYSSPDDKKKNRGFCFLEYESHKAASLAKRRLSTGRIKVWGCDIIVDWADPQEEPDELTMSKVRVLYVKNLTQDCSEEKLKECFEQYGKIERVKKIKDYAFVHFEDRDNAVKAMNELNGIEIGGSRIEISLAKPPSDKKKKEEILRARERRMMQSLQSRGGGSPSHPGMMGGPMPVRGPGQGPRGTGAGMRGQMGRGDYGWAWAWSSATWPNRWPANPWAGQGGTQPRSYRGPWGPAAGRSWGGPRQGKFTR, via the exons ATGGCCGAAGGAAATggggaaataaaaatggaagagaAGCAGTTGAAGGAGGAAATGGAATATACAGAACGGACAGAAGACTATACAAAACTAATCCAATATGGACTAGATGAAAAAGTGGCTGCCAAACTTGATGAAATTTACAAGACAGGAAAACTGGCACATGTGGATTTGGACGAAAGAGCATTGGATGCATTGAAGGAATTTCCAGTTGAAGGAGCATTAAATGTACTCACACAATTCCTTGAATCGAATTTAGAACATGTGTCTAACAAATCAGCATTTCTTTGTGGCGTAATGAAAACATATAGGCAAAAAAGTCGTGCTGGTCAAGGTACCGGTACAAGTACAACATCTAAAGCACCTGATGAGGATAAAATCAAG ATGATACTTGAAAGAACTGGTTATCCATTGGATGTAACAACaggacaaagaaaatatgGCGGACCGCCACCAAATTGGGAGGGCCCGACTCCAGGAACTGGTTGTGAA GTGTTTTGTGGTAAAATCCCAAAAGATATGTATGAAGATGAATTAATACCATTATTCGAAAAATGTGGAAAAATTTGGGATTTGAGACTGATGATGGATCCTATGTCAGGTTGCAACAGGGGATACGCATTTATCACTTTCACTAACAGGGAAGCTGCTCAATTGGCTGTCCGTGAg CTCGATAATCACGAAATAAAACCCGGCAAGAATCTGAAAGTAAACATTAGCGTTCCTAATCTACGACTTTTCGTGGGGAACATACCAAAGTCAAAAGGCAAAGAGGAGATCCTGGAGGAATTTGGTAAATTAACAG CGGGCCTGACCGAGGTGATTATCTACAGTTCACCAGatgacaaaaagaagaacagagGTTTCTGCTTTCTAGAATATGAATCTCATAAAGCAGCCTCATTAGCAAAACGAAGACTAAGCACTGGTCGCATCAAGGTCTGGGGCTGTGATATCATAGTTGATTGGGCTGATCCACAGGAAGAGCCCGATGAATTAACAATGTCCAAA gtACGAGtgttatatgtaaaaaatttaacgcAAGATTGTTCagaagaaaagttaaaagaatGTTTCGAGCAATatggaaaaattgaaagagttAAGAAAATTAAGGACTACGCTTTTGTGCATTTTGAAGACAGGGATAATGCTGTAAAG GCGATGAACGAGTTAAACGGTATAGAAATTGGTGGTTCGCGTATAGAAATTTCACTAGCTAAGCCTCCAtctgataaaaagaagaaagaagaaattcttcgAGCAAGGGAACGAAGAATGATGCAATCATTGCAAAGTCGTGGCGG agggTCTCCATCCCATCCAGGCATGATGGGAGGCCCAATGCCAGTTCGTGGTCCTGGACAAGGTCCTAGAGGCACTGGTGCAGGTATGCGTGGACAAATGGGACGAGGCGATTATG GCTGGGCGTGGGCGTGGAGTAGTGCCACGTGGCCGAATCGGTGGCCTGCAAACCCGTGGGCCGGTCAGGGGGGGACGCAACCCCGCAGCTACAGGGGCCCGTGGGGTCCAGCGGCTGGTCGCTCGTGGGGGGGTCCGCGCCAAGGGAAGTTTACCAGGTGA
- the LOC122633604 gene encoding heterogeneous nuclear ribonucleoprotein R isoform X5 codes for MAEGNGEIKMEEKQLKEEMEYTERTEDYTKLIQYGLDEKVAAKLDEIYKTGKLAHVDLDERALDALKEFPVEGALNVLTQFLESNLEHVSNKSAFLCGVMKTYRQKSRAGQGTGTSTTSKAPDEDKIKMILERTGYPLDVTTGQRKYGGPPPNWEGPTPGTGCEVFCGKIPKDMYEDELIPLFEKCGKIWDLRLMMDPMSGCNRGYAFITFTNREAAQLAVRELDNHEIKPGKNLKVNISVPNLRLFVGNIPKSKGKEEILEEFGKLTAGLTEVIIYSSPDDKKKNRGFCFLEYESHKAASLAKRRLSTGRIKVWGCDIIVDWADPQEEPDELTMSKVRVLYVKNLTQDCSEEKLKECFEQYGKIERVKKIKDYAFVHFEDRDNAVKAMNELNGIEIGGSRIEISLAKPPSDKKKKEEILRARERRMMQSLQSRGGGSPSHPGMMGGPMPVRGPGQGPRGTGAGMRGQMGRGDYALKEIDYDYDYYGYGDYRGGYSDPYYDDYFRYEDCYFDYAPPPPPARGRGRQPQPAGRGRGVVPRGRIGGLQTRGPVRGGRNPAATGARGVQRLVARGGVRAKGSLPGKRKFDGGHQNQGESKRRFQSNWGNQPLAQQPLGNAYGLASVNGGSGGGGGGGGGDIGFGGRSTALGSVSGDDHEWYQDSYQSWS; via the exons ATGGCCGAAGGAAATggggaaataaaaatggaagagaAGCAGTTGAAGGAGGAAATGGAATATACAGAACGGACAGAAGACTATACAAAACTAATCCAATATGGACTAGATGAAAAAGTGGCTGCCAAACTTGATGAAATTTACAAGACAGGAAAACTGGCACATGTGGATTTGGACGAAAGAGCATTGGATGCATTGAAGGAATTTCCAGTTGAAGGAGCATTAAATGTACTCACACAATTCCTTGAATCGAATTTAGAACATGTGTCTAACAAATCAGCATTTCTTTGTGGCGTAATGAAAACATATAGGCAAAAAAGTCGTGCTGGTCAAGGTACCGGTACAAGTACAACATCTAAAGCACCTGATGAGGATAAAATCAAG ATGATACTTGAAAGAACTGGTTATCCATTGGATGTAACAACaggacaaagaaaatatgGCGGACCGCCACCAAATTGGGAGGGCCCGACTCCAGGAACTGGTTGTGAA GTGTTTTGTGGTAAAATCCCAAAAGATATGTATGAAGATGAATTAATACCATTATTCGAAAAATGTGGAAAAATTTGGGATTTGAGACTGATGATGGATCCTATGTCAGGTTGCAACAGGGGATACGCATTTATCACTTTCACTAACAGGGAAGCTGCTCAATTGGCTGTCCGTGAg CTCGATAATCACGAAATAAAACCCGGCAAGAATCTGAAAGTAAACATTAGCGTTCCTAATCTACGACTTTTCGTGGGGAACATACCAAAGTCAAAAGGCAAAGAGGAGATCCTGGAGGAATTTGGTAAATTAACAG CGGGCCTGACCGAGGTGATTATCTACAGTTCACCAGatgacaaaaagaagaacagagGTTTCTGCTTTCTAGAATATGAATCTCATAAAGCAGCCTCATTAGCAAAACGAAGACTAAGCACTGGTCGCATCAAGGTCTGGGGCTGTGATATCATAGTTGATTGGGCTGATCCACAGGAAGAGCCCGATGAATTAACAATGTCCAAA gtACGAGtgttatatgtaaaaaatttaacgcAAGATTGTTCagaagaaaagttaaaagaatGTTTCGAGCAATatggaaaaattgaaagagttAAGAAAATTAAGGACTACGCTTTTGTGCATTTTGAAGACAGGGATAATGCTGTAAAG GCGATGAACGAGTTAAACGGTATAGAAATTGGTGGTTCGCGTATAGAAATTTCACTAGCTAAGCCTCCAtctgataaaaagaagaaagaagaaattcttcgAGCAAGGGAACGAAGAATGATGCAATCATTGCAAAGTCGTGGCGG agggTCTCCATCCCATCCAGGCATGATGGGAGGCCCAATGCCAGTTCGTGGTCCTGGACAAGGTCCTAGAGGCACTGGTGCAGGTATGCGTGGACAAATGGGACGAGGCGATTATG CTCTCAAGGAAATAG ATTATGATTACGACTATTACGGTTATGGGGATTATCGAGGTGGCTACAGTGATCCATATTACGATGACTATTTTCGATACGAAGATTGCTATTTCGATTATGCGCCGCCTCCGCCACCTGCCAGAGGGAGAGGCAGGCAGCCTCAACCG GCTGGGCGTGGGCGTGGAGTAGTGCCACGTGGCCGAATCGGTGGCCTGCAAACCCGTGGGCCGGTCAGGGGGGGACGCAACCCCGCAGCTACAGGGGCCCGTGGGGTCCAGCGGCTGGTCGCTCGTGGGGGGGTCCGCGCCAAGGGAAGTTTACCAG GTAAACGAAAATTTGACGGGGGTCACCAGAACCAGGGGGAATCTAAACGTCGCTTCCAGAGCAACTGGGGAAACCAACCCCTCGCCCAACAACCACTGGGCAATGCGTACGGATTGGCGAGTGTGAATGGTggcagtggtggtggtggcggcggcggcggcggtgacATAGGATTTGGAGGAAGATCTACAGCGCTCGGCAGCGTTTCTGGCGACGATCATGAATGGTATCAAGACTCATATCAATCGTGGAGCTAA
- the LOC122633604 gene encoding heterogeneous nuclear ribonucleoprotein R isoform X4, giving the protein MAEGNGEIKMEEKQLKEEMEYTERTEDYTKLIQYGLDEKVAAKLDEIYKTGKLAHVDLDERALDALKEFPVEGALNVLTQFLESNLEHVSNKSAFLCGVMKTYRQKSRAGQGTGTSTTSKAPDEDKIKMILERTGYPLDVTTGQRKYGGPPPNWEGPTPGTGCEVFCGKIPKDMYEDELIPLFEKCGKIWDLRLMMDPMSGCNRGYAFITFTNREAAQLAVRELDNHEIKPGKNLKVNISVPNLRLFVGNIPKSKGKEEILEEFGKLTAGLTEVIIYSSPDDKKKNRGFCFLEYESHKAASLAKRRLSTGRIKVWGCDIIVDWADPQEEPDELTMSKVRVLYVKNLTQDCSEEKLKECFEQYGKIERVKKIKDYAFVHFEDRDNAVKAMNELNGIEIGGSRIEISLAKPPSDKKKKEEILRARERRMMQSLQSRGGGSPSHPGMMGGPMPVRGPGQGPRGTGAGMRGQMGRGDYALKEIDYDYDYYGYGDYRGGYSDPYYDDYFRYEDCYFDYAPPPPPARGRGRQPQPAGRGRGVVPRGRIGGLQTRGPVRGGRNPAATGARGVQRLVARGGVRAKGSLPAGKRKFDGGHQNQGESKRRFQSNWGNQPLAQQPLGNAYGLASVNGGSGGGGGGGGGDIGFGGRSTALGSVSGDDHEWYQDSYQSWS; this is encoded by the exons ATGGCCGAAGGAAATggggaaataaaaatggaagagaAGCAGTTGAAGGAGGAAATGGAATATACAGAACGGACAGAAGACTATACAAAACTAATCCAATATGGACTAGATGAAAAAGTGGCTGCCAAACTTGATGAAATTTACAAGACAGGAAAACTGGCACATGTGGATTTGGACGAAAGAGCATTGGATGCATTGAAGGAATTTCCAGTTGAAGGAGCATTAAATGTACTCACACAATTCCTTGAATCGAATTTAGAACATGTGTCTAACAAATCAGCATTTCTTTGTGGCGTAATGAAAACATATAGGCAAAAAAGTCGTGCTGGTCAAGGTACCGGTACAAGTACAACATCTAAAGCACCTGATGAGGATAAAATCAAG ATGATACTTGAAAGAACTGGTTATCCATTGGATGTAACAACaggacaaagaaaatatgGCGGACCGCCACCAAATTGGGAGGGCCCGACTCCAGGAACTGGTTGTGAA GTGTTTTGTGGTAAAATCCCAAAAGATATGTATGAAGATGAATTAATACCATTATTCGAAAAATGTGGAAAAATTTGGGATTTGAGACTGATGATGGATCCTATGTCAGGTTGCAACAGGGGATACGCATTTATCACTTTCACTAACAGGGAAGCTGCTCAATTGGCTGTCCGTGAg CTCGATAATCACGAAATAAAACCCGGCAAGAATCTGAAAGTAAACATTAGCGTTCCTAATCTACGACTTTTCGTGGGGAACATACCAAAGTCAAAAGGCAAAGAGGAGATCCTGGAGGAATTTGGTAAATTAACAG CGGGCCTGACCGAGGTGATTATCTACAGTTCACCAGatgacaaaaagaagaacagagGTTTCTGCTTTCTAGAATATGAATCTCATAAAGCAGCCTCATTAGCAAAACGAAGACTAAGCACTGGTCGCATCAAGGTCTGGGGCTGTGATATCATAGTTGATTGGGCTGATCCACAGGAAGAGCCCGATGAATTAACAATGTCCAAA gtACGAGtgttatatgtaaaaaatttaacgcAAGATTGTTCagaagaaaagttaaaagaatGTTTCGAGCAATatggaaaaattgaaagagttAAGAAAATTAAGGACTACGCTTTTGTGCATTTTGAAGACAGGGATAATGCTGTAAAG GCGATGAACGAGTTAAACGGTATAGAAATTGGTGGTTCGCGTATAGAAATTTCACTAGCTAAGCCTCCAtctgataaaaagaagaaagaagaaattcttcgAGCAAGGGAACGAAGAATGATGCAATCATTGCAAAGTCGTGGCGG agggTCTCCATCCCATCCAGGCATGATGGGAGGCCCAATGCCAGTTCGTGGTCCTGGACAAGGTCCTAGAGGCACTGGTGCAGGTATGCGTGGACAAATGGGACGAGGCGATTATG CTCTCAAGGAAATAG ATTATGATTACGACTATTACGGTTATGGGGATTATCGAGGTGGCTACAGTGATCCATATTACGATGACTATTTTCGATACGAAGATTGCTATTTCGATTATGCGCCGCCTCCGCCACCTGCCAGAGGGAGAGGCAGGCAGCCTCAACCG GCTGGGCGTGGGCGTGGAGTAGTGCCACGTGGCCGAATCGGTGGCCTGCAAACCCGTGGGCCGGTCAGGGGGGGACGCAACCCCGCAGCTACAGGGGCCCGTGGGGTCCAGCGGCTGGTCGCTCGTGGGGGGGTCCGCGCCAAGGGAAGTTTACCAG CAGGTAAACGAAAATTTGACGGGGGTCACCAGAACCAGGGGGAATCTAAACGTCGCTTCCAGAGCAACTGGGGAAACCAACCCCTCGCCCAACAACCACTGGGCAATGCGTACGGATTGGCGAGTGTGAATGGTggcagtggtggtggtggcggcggcggcggcggtgacATAGGATTTGGAGGAAGATCTACAGCGCTCGGCAGCGTTTCTGGCGACGATCATGAATGGTATCAAGACTCATATCAATCGTGGAGCTAA